One window from the genome of Gadus macrocephalus chromosome 7, ASM3116895v1 encodes:
- the LOC132460644 gene encoding ubiquitin-protein ligase E3A-like, protein MHRQNNNRGRKCRMNPDEKEDRECAPPQAESSPAGGSDREHDETQAENPEASRMKRAAAKHLIERYYHQLTEGCGDGGCSNVGCASSPGFLRTDNNAAAVRSLELYKAGAPLCDPHPSKKGTTSAHVESSALAAAAAAAGGGGGGAEACGNSRVNHRDGGHFVREDFKDVSFLTEDKVYEILALCAAKDDYSPLIRVIGRVFSSAEGLVASFRRTTPPTKEELKSLQGKDEDKDEDEKEVEDQMEEDPPASSSLSHVAGGEGGGGGPTGADEQPWADEVSVDAEAVRRVYARLLSNERVEAAFLNALVYLSPNVECDLTYHNVYSRDPHYLNLFVIVMENSNLHSPEYLEIALPQFCKAMSKLPLAALAKLARLWSRQGAASLRRMLETFQQLITYKVISHEFGGRNLVNDDEAVVGATRCLKILYYADVLGGEVDTGHNEEPDDEPVPESSELTLHELLGEERRNKKGPRVDPLETELGVRASDCRRPLVPFEEFVNEPLNEVLEMDKDYTFFKVETENKFSFMTCPFILNAVTKNLGLYYDNRIRMYSERRITVLYSLVQGQQLNPYLRLKVRRDHIIDDALVRLEMIAMENPADLKKQLYVEFEGEQGVDEGGVSKEFFQLVVEEIFNVDIGMFTYDETTKLFWFNPSSLENEGQYTLIGIVLGLAIYNNCILDVHFPMVVYRKLMGKKGTLRDLADSNPVLFQSLTELLSYEGSVEEDMMITFQISQTDLFGNPLMHDLRENGDQIPVTNDNRKEFVAQYADYVLNRTVEKQFKAFRRGFHMVTNESPLKYLFRPEEIELLICGSRNLDFLALEETTEYDGGYNRDSRIIKEFWETLHSFGDDQKRLFLQFTTGTDRAPVGGLGKLKMIIAKNGPDTERLPTSHTCFNVLLLPEYGTVEKLRERLLKAITYAKGFGML, encoded by the exons ATGCACCGACAGAATAACAACCGCGGGAGAAAGTGTCGTATGAATCCCGACGAGAAGGAGGACCGTGAGTGTGCGCCACCGCAGGCCGAGAGCAGCCCCGCGGGAGGGTCCGACCG AGAACACGACGAGACTCAGGCAGAAAACCCCGAAGCAAGCCGAAT gaAGCGGGCGGCCGCCAAGCATCTGATAGAGCGCTACTACCACCAGTTGACCGAGGGCTGCGGCGATGGCGGCTGCTCCAACGTGGGCTGCGCCTCGTCCCCCGGCTTCCTCCGCACCGACAACAATGCGGCCGCAGTGCGCTCGCTGGAGCTCTACAAGGCGGGGGCACCGCTCTGCGACCCCCACCCCTCTAAGAAGGGCACCACCTCGGCCCACGTAGAGAGCAGCGCACTGGCggctgccgccgccgctgccggggggggtgggggaggggcggaGGCGTGCGGGAACAGCCGTGTGAACCACAGGGATGGCGGGCATTTTGTGCGGGAGGACTTTAAAG ACGTGAGCTTCCTGACGGAGGACAAGGTGTACGAGATCCTGGCCCTGTGCGCTGCCAAGGACGACTACTCGCCTCTGATCCGCGTGATCGGGCGCGTCTTCTCCAGCGCGGAGGGGCTGGTGGCATCGTTCCGCCGGACAACCCCCCCAACCAAGGAGGAGCTTAAGTCCCTCCAGGGCAAGGACGAGGACAAAGACGAGGATgaaaaggaggtggaggaccagATGGAGGAGGACCCGCCCGCCTCCTCATCGCTGTCGCACGTCGCCGGGGGtgagggaggcgggggaggaccCACGGGGGCCGACGAG CAGCCCTGGGCGGACGAGGTGTCTGTGGACGCGGAGGCGGTGCGGCGGGTCTATGCGCGCCTTCTCTCCAACGAGCGGGTGGAGGCGGCCTTCCTCAACGCGCTGGTGTACCTCTCGCCCAACGTGGAGTGCGACCTGACCTACCACAACGTGTACTCGCGCGACCCCCACTACCTCAACCTCTTCGTGATCGTCATGGAGAACAGCAACCTGCACAGCCCAGAGTACCTGGAGATCGCGCTGCCGCAGTTCTGCAAGGCCATGAGCAAGCTGCCGCTGGCCGCCCTGGCCAAGCTTGCCCGGCTGTGGTCGCGGCAGGGTGCGGCATCGTTGCGGCGCATGCTGGAGACCTTTCAGCAGCTCATCACCTACAAG GTGATCAGCCATGAGTTTGGCGGACGTAACCTGGTGAATGACGACGAGGCGGTGGTGGGCGCCACGCGCTGCCTGAAGATCCTCTACTACGCCGACGTCCTGGGCGGGGAGGTCGACACAGGCCACAATGAGGAGCCGGACGACGAGCCCGTCCCCGAGTCCAGCGAGCTGACCCTCCACGagctgctgggggaggagcGGCGCAACAAGAAGGGCCCCCGGGTCGATCCCCTCGAGACAGAGCTGGGGGTCCGGGCCAGCGACTGCCGCCGACCCTTGGTCCCCTTCGAGGAGTTTGTGAACGAGCCGCTGAACGAAGTGCTGGAGATGGACAAGGACTACACCTTCTTCAAGGTGGAAACGGAGAATAAGTTCTCGTTCATGACCTGCCCCTTCATCCTCAACGCTGTGACGAAGAACCTGGGCCTGTACTACGACAACCGCATCCGCATGTACAGCGAGCGACGCATCACGGTGCTGTACAGCCTGGTGCAGGGTCAGCAGCTGAACCCCTACCTGAGGCTCAAGGTGCGGCGCGACCACATCATCGACGACGCGCTCGTACGG cTGGAGATGATCGCCATGGAGAACCCGGCCGACCTGAAGAAGCAGCTATACGTGGAGTTCGAGGGCGAGCAGGGCGTCGACGAGGGGGGCGTCTCAAAAGAGTTCTTccagctggtggtggaggagatctTCAACGTCGACatag GCATGTTCACCTACGACGAGACCACCAAGCTGTTCTGGTTTAACCCATCATCGCTGGAGAACGAGGGGCAGTACACTCTGATCGGCATCGTGCTGGGCCTGGCCATCTACAACAACTGCATCCTGGACGTCCATTTCCCCATGGTGGTCTACCGCAAGCTCATGGGCAAGAAGGGGACGCTCAGAGACCTGGCCGACTCCAACCCG gTGCTGTTCCAGAGCCTGACAGAGCTGCTCTCCTACGAGGGCAGTGTGGAGGAGGACATGATGATCACCTTCCAGATCTCCCAGACTGACCTGTTCGGGAACCCCCTGATGCACGACCTGCGGGAGAACGGGGACCAGATCCCCGTTACCAACGACAACCGGAAG GAGTTTGTGGCCCAGTACGCGGACTACGTGCTGAACAGGACGGTGGAGAAGCAGTTCAAGGCCTTCAGACGAGGCTTCCACATGGTCACCAACGAGTCTCCGCTCAAGTACCTGTTCAGACCGGAGGAGATAGAGCTGCTCATCTGTGGGAGtcgg aaTCTAGACTTCTTGGCTCTGGAGGAGACGACAGAATACGACGGCGGCTACAACAGAGACTCCCGGATCATCAA GGAGTTCTGGGAGACCCTGCACTCGTTCGGAGACGACCAGAAGCGTCTCTTCCTGCAGTTCACCACGGGGACGGACCGCGCCCCCGTGGGCGGCCTGGGGAAGCTCAAGATGATCATCGCCAAGAACGGCCCCGACACCGAGAG